A window of Dysidea avara chromosome 1, odDysAvar1.4, whole genome shotgun sequence genomic DNA:
TGGGTGGAGTGAAGCAAGATATACTATAGCTACTGATAGCTACTGTACTGACAactaaatatgtgactgggcctgcagcatgtgggcacataaaaattgtctactttttcaaactttgatgtgtCATAATTTCACATTCCAATATCATTGCAATTTTATGTTCATATTACACATTTAGTTGGCTTcaacatacaagttgcagaatgaaaatattctattccagtactgagatatgaccggttgtgtgacagggtatagtttgtgcccacatgccctattttcccAGGCCGGGACACATATTTTTGTGCCTCTTCAGATTTTGCACAATTTTTGTTAAATTCTTTACTTTTGCATTTCTTGAAAAACTTGAATGTTTTAATTGTGTTGGGACACATAGTATGTGCTGTAGTTCACATGAAAATGAATTCCTTTTGGTAATATAGTATAGGACCAACACAATTAGATTGTTTCCATAAATATAATGCTTCTTTTTTCCTTATGTACACTACCTGTACAGTTACAATAATTACACACAGCTGCTGAGCTGCAGGTGTCATATTTTCAGCTGGCTACCTGCCACAGGAAGTTGCTTATTGGTTTCTCATGGTGCTGCTACAATataaaaaaagcaaaaaaattgCAAATAATGTCAGTACAcctgcaaacaagagttgaccTATCTGCAGTATACATAGCGGTATATTATTGATCCAGGCATAGCAGAGTATTATTGAAAATGAACTTATTCTTCTTGAGTGCATTTCTATGCACTGCTGTGATTTCTAGTGGAAATGCAATTGATGATCCAATGGTATGATAACAGGTACAAATTGTCTTAATCTTCACCAATTTTGTGTTCTATACAGGATTTTACTGAGCAGAAAAGTCATCAATATCAGTTTGATCCTCTTCATTTAGAGCAGTCCTACCTGGGAAATACAGCAGGAAGACGATTAAAGAGAGTAAGCCAGTGATTATTACTTATAGCATTGCTAAAAGGTTGTCCGGAAATTAACACTTTGCCTTTGCCTATAATGCTTTGTCTTCTTATGCTTTGACAAGTCTTTGCCTTTACTTGTCAAACTATATAGCACACTATCAACAGGCCAGCATTCTATAGTGTtaagtgtagctatatattaagGTTTGAACAAACCTGTGCACTAGTATACAGTAGCCTGTACAAAGAATATTGACTACTTTATGCTTatcttttatatatatatatataatactgtaCCTTATCCCAATTACCTGTGTGACAAAAACAAGATGCATAGATTAATTGGACAAGATGTATACCAACAAGTAACTTATTATCTGGTGCAACACTTTAAGTGTATATAGCAATTGCAAGCAGTTTTGGGTTTAACAGTGCAGCTGCTTCTTTTTGGAATAGTGTAAAGAAAAGCTGCTTGATATGATCTTAGTTGATCACCTTGGCTATCTATATAAAGTGAGTAGAGAATCCGAAGCTAACACATACGTATAGAGAGTAAACAACTGAAGTTGAAGTGTCACAGTGATACAATAGTGAGGCTGAGTTGAGGTTTTGATTGTGTCATTTTGAAGTGTTTTAGCTATACAATCTGAGCTGGAGACACATGCAGCCTTTCGTGTAGCAAAATAAATGCTATATAGTAACTAGCTGCTCATAACTAATGGTGAATACCATTCACCCGACAGGGTGTTAACTTTAAAACTTTCTGTATACACTACAGGTGTTAAAGGGATTCAAAAGACAATAATTTTACTTAAAATGATTTGTACCATAAAAATAAAATCACCACGATGTTCATCATAAATTATTGTAAAGCCCCATGCCAAGCTTCGTCTTCATATGTATTAGCTCAGATTATGAAGCAATCACACAAGTTACAGTTAATGCATATCAATTCATATTATTCCAGGATTTTATTGGAAAATATAGGTACTGCAACACCTAGTAAAGGCACAAACCTGTGCTCTCTCACCTGCCAGCGTCTTAGAGACAGTCCTAGACTCCCAGAGAAACACGCATCATCCCAGATACTGTTGAAGCACTGCTTATTCTGCTTTTATTTGCCTTGATTGGCTTTTTCTGAACTTTAGGATTATGCCAATGGCCTAGCTCTCTTAGTATAAGCGAAATTTGAACAAGTATTCTGAAACGGCATTTGGCTTTGTGGCTAATGTCAATTTTTTGCAATAAGCAATACCTTTTCAGTCAGTATGCTGTATGCTACACAAGATTTGATAGTCCCAGAAACCATACTATTCATGCACATTATATCAGCTGATTGCAGCAATGCTTATAAATACAAATAGTTGTATGTACCATGTGGCCATATTGTATGTACCATAATGTTCAACGTGGCCACATGAACACAATATGCAGTTAATGCCATACAATAATGCTAGGTGGTGGAGTGTTCGGATGGTGATGCAACTTACCAAAAACAATATCCTAAAGAAAACATTCCTTATAAGGTTACAGCATTAAAGTGTGCTTACTTGGCTAACTATTCCTATGAAGAGTACAGCAAAGTACAGGGGAAGATCAACTCTATGTCAACAAAGTTTAATTTTAATCACTTAAACATTACAACAGATCTCAATAATGTGACTAGTAGTGCTGACACTCAGGGTTTTGTGGCCATAGACGAAACAAACTGTGAAGTTTTTATTGCGTTTAGAGGCACAGAGAGCTTCCAAGATATTATAAATGATGTCAATCTTTATGGACACAGTGAGATGTCATCATATGGTGGAAAGGGTACTGACGATTTTGCCACATTTCTTAAAGGTTTCAACAAAGCTCTTTTGCCTGTCTATGAATCCAAAATTTAGCCAGCAGTGGTTGATGCTTTACGAAAAGGAATGAAGGTTTACTTTGTAGGCCATAGCCTTGGTGGAATATTGGCAACTATGGCAGCCATCAGGACGTACCATGAGAATTACGATAATACAAAGTATGCAAAAGCTTGTACCTTTTTGTTTATGGCTGCCCTCGTGGCATTGGAGGAGGTTGGAAATTTTATGACTACAACAACAAGCCTAAAGTTCATTCTTATAACATTAAAATCAGAAATGATTTAGTTACAAATTGTCAATTGATGTCAGGATTTGAGTCACCAGACAAAGTCTACAGCCTAGGAGAATATGATGGCAGTTCTCGTCAAGCCCATTCCATGTCAAGTTACATTGAAAAGTTGGAAAAACTTGCTAATGATACATACAATCATAATATACCAGCAAGGGATTCTACCTTGATAGCATCAACCAATTGTGAACGTAGAGAACAAGTGGGCTGTTCAAGTACGTGGTTTTCAAAATGGTGCTGGATTAGATGTAATCCTGATAACTTTGATGACTGGTGTTGGACCAGAGAATTAGATGAAAGGCGCAACTATAAAATGTGTGAGGAGCAGCAAGACAACCTCAGCTGTGGAGATAACGGATGTTCATAGAGACACTAGAATGGTTGTCCCAGCATTGttgttaaaacattttttttgttgttgtgctATCAGACTAGCTATATGCACAGTGCATGTTATTAGTTACTACATCCAATTGCAGTATAGTTTTATAATGTGACTATAATTTAATTCATGCTAACCAAAGGCTGATTAAGGGTACAGGGATAGGGGAGAGTTTAAGGCACTGATTCATTATTATATAGGCAAATAATTAATCAGATAcgtaaataattatttcattgtGTTTTACTGTTTAGCTATAATAAATATTGCCAAAAAAGGTATCTTCTACTAAGGTAATTACTTGTAACTACAATACCTACTACACCTTCGGTGACTTGGCATAAACATGCACTTTATACTCTCACTGCTAGATGACTTGAGTAACATAGAAGGGGCTGAGATAAAGTACCAATAAAATGTAACGTAGTGTATTTCCCACCCTTTCCATTCCCACACAGGTTCATTCTTTATGGGTGCATGTCACTGTTCACACTGCTGTTTCCCTCTCATTATTAGTGATAGTTTAATTCAATAGGGCACACAATAACCATCTGCGTGGGAACACTATGCAAAGACCAGAAATTTGGCATAAACTACGGTGCATCTCATCACAAAAAGTCATACAAAAAGTAACTGAATGGAATAGTAGTATAACCTATAGTCGGTATTATCTACATGCTTCTATGGCCAATgaattgctgtaaaaaaaacctAAAAGTTAGGGTGGCATGAAGCTATGAGAGTTCGTGAGTAAGGCAGGACTATGTTATTTACTTCTATGTGGCTAACGGCTGACTTTTGGTAGATGTCAATAGTGATGGGACAAGTTGTATAATCAGACTGAAACAGAAACCTACACCAAAgagtactattattattatttgtgcaTTTAAAATCTATGTACCGGTAGTTTTTgcactaaaagtacctcaagatccaatcttgtgattataaaattttaaaaataactaatAAAAATTTTACTTTGTGGTCTACCATTTGCAATCCTGTTATATGAATACTTTTATTTTCTCTTTTGTAGTCCACTATTGAGACTAATAAGACACAATAATGCCATGCAAAGCAGTCCAACCAAACCTCATAACTATTACTGTAACAGACAGTAAAGTTACAGTTTCCTCTTTTTGTGTACACTATTTATTGAAATTTGTTTCACTTACTATTTGGTTAAATTGTTTCCAGATTCAACCCTGTGATAGTTTTTAGTGGACACACTCCAGACCCTTCCATCTAAAGCAAACTGTGTGCACTTCTTGTGAAGTGCCTTTAGTCTATCCCCTGCAATTGACACTTTAACACACAAACCCTCTCATAACTGTTTGGATATTAATTTTTCAGTTTGAATCATGCTACGTAACTATACTGTAGAGCCTACCATGCACCTCAAAATTCAAAAGCTAGTATTGACAAATATCTGTAGTCAATACGATCCTTCTCTGTACTTTCCACTTCCTGTTCTTTAATCAAGGGATAGTTTTAAAAAGAATATTTGATAGCAACCTCACACAATAATTAAGCAATGGGAGCACAATAAAACCAAGCATATGAATGCAATAAAACCAGACGTGTAGATGCAATAAAACCAAGCAATGTGCATGGGCACAGTGGAACTAAGCGATGTGGGTGCAATCACACCAAGCATGTAGGAACAACAAAACCAGGTATGTATGTGGGCATGCActaactacaccccatcacaacATTTTTACATGGAGACAGTCCAAGATGAGTCACAGTAACACCAGTGTTTAACAGTAACTTGCTGAGATACTTTTAAAGTACAGTATCAGTACCTTGACATAAAATATTTGAATAGACTTGTTTACAGTTGCTGCTATGTATATTGATATGTTAGCAGATGTTGaatgataaaattaatgatagCACATACATACTTAAAGGGGTTAACAATTTggtaacatcaagacacacggtagtgtgtcgtgcggcccaagaagccggcgcgccacaccgtgagtatattaacaggaagaaagaaaacgcaattttcacacctatgtagctctgatCCCTactccgattggaaccaaatttgctacagaagtgccggccagtcaggggagtctacatatcaaatttgaagaaaatcgctccagccatttccgagatacgagcgaacaaaattttattttaatttcttcgttttttcttcttctacttcttcatttcgcacacttcgcaaaatccaccatacaCACGAAGTCGTGCTCCAATctagctgaaatttggcacacataaaggactcattaaggcggatcttagtaccaactttggtaggaatccgatgaacattcacggagttatgaccgattatttgcgtaaaataaggtcgaaggtctgtcacgtgTGAGGGATATTTTACTTGACAAACATCCTGCAGGGCGCCCTTTGGATTCTAGTGCAGTTATTGCTCCCTCTCCACATGCTTTCCGCCCTCATccagtatatgtgacccggtctgcgaaaagggctcttatagcctttccaattatccatgtttggctaatcataactcctaatctactaaagctatcaccatgtaattacacccacagctactgccaggttagggttgttgagtgaccaaattgtaggcttgtaccatattcaccagtcaagttatgggttaccatatgtatgcaattggaaaggctataagagcccttttcgcagaccgggtcacatattatgattgTATCACTGGTTCTTTGATCCGTGCAGTTGCGTTACATGTTGATGGGGAAGCTGGACCATCTAATTTGGATGCTCATGATTGGCGACGTATCTGTACTTCCTATCATAGTGCCTCTGCTGATATATGTAATGCTTTAGCTTCTTTTGCTCGACACCTATGTACAGAATTTGTGGATCCATCTGGTTTGGAGGCTTATACTGCTTGTCGTCTAATTGCTCTGGATAAAAATCCAGGAGTTCGGCCAATTGGTGTTGGTGAAGTTGTTAGAAGAATCATAAGTAAAACTATCCTTTCAGTGGCTAGTGTGGAGACACAAAAATCTGCTGGTTCTCTTCAACTATGTGCTGGTCAACCATCTGGCTGTGAATCTGCTGTCCATGTTTTGAGACACATTTTTGATGACAGTTCTACTCAGGCTGCTTTATTAGTGGATGCTTCTAATGCCTTTAATAATTTGAATCCCCAGCTTGCTTTAGTCAACATTCCATCTGTTTGTCCTGTCTTGTTGAATATTGTCATAAATACTTATCGTACTGATGCCAAACTCTTTGTTGGGGGTGAGACCATTCTATCACGTGAAGGTACTACACAGGGAGATCCTTTGGCCATGGCTATGTATGCCTTGGCCTTAGTTCCAATGATTAATCATTTGCATGGCCATATTAAGCAGGTGTACATGTGGTATGCGGATGATGCTGCAGCAGCAGGTCTTCTTACTAATTTGAGATCCTGGTGGAATATGTTATGTGATATTGGACCCCAATATGGCTATTTTGTTAACTCAGCTAAAACATTTCAGATTGTTAAGGAGGAGCATGTTGTGCAGGCACATTCAATTTTTACAGACACTGGCATTCAAATCACTACTGAGGGAAAACGCTACCTTGGTTCTGCTTTGGGATCTCCTGCCTTTGTTGAATCATATGTGAATGGGAAGGTTAAAGAGTGGTCTGATGAACTGTTTAAGTTGTGCAAATTTGCTACTTCACAGCCACATGCTGCTTTTTCTGCTCATACTCATGGATTGTTTGGAAGATGGATTTATCTCTCCAGAACTTTGCCCAATATTTCTGAGTCACTTTCTCCTTTGGAACAAAATATCCGTTTGCATTTCCTGCCCACCTTAACTGGTAAATGTGTATTTAGTGATCTTGAGAGACAATTACTGTCATTGCCTTCACGCTTGGGTGGTCTCGGCATTATTAACCCATGTGCGTCATCTGTTGCTCAGTTTGATTCTTCACAGAAAGTGACTGGTCCCCTGGTATCTCTCCTTATTGAACAGATAACTGAGTTCACTGTCACTGAACTTGATAAGCAATTTGTTTTGAAGCAGGAAATCTATCTTAAGAACCGTCGCAGCTGTGAAGAGTTGGCTTCTGCTCTTCATCCCCAGCTTTCTCTGGATCTGCAGCGTGCTAGGGAATTTGCTTGTTTGAAGGGAGCATCCAGCTGGTTGACTGCTTTACCGATTGATGAGCATGGGTTTGCTCTGCATAAGAGTGATTTCCGTGATGCTGTTTGCCTCCGTTATATGGCTGGCCTCTACTCCATCTGCCTACTGAGTGTATCTGTGGGACTTCGTTTACAGTTGAACATGCTTTTACCTGTTCCCATGGTGGTTATCCAACATGACGCCATAACGAAGTTAGAGATATTACAGCCCAGTTAACGTCAGAAGTTTGTCCAAATGTAGCCACTGAGCCTACTTTGCAGCCTGTCTCTAGTGAACGATTTTTTCATCGCTCTGCAAATACTGAATGTGGTGCTCGTTTGGATGTGAGAGCTCAAGGATTCTGGGGTGTTCGTCATCAGcaagcttattttgatgttcGTGTTTTTAATCCATTGGCCAACACAAATCGCTGCAATTCTCTTGCCAGTTGCTTTCGGTCTCATGATCGAGAAAAGCGTAGGACTTACGAACAAAGTGTGCGTGAAATTGAAAGGGCATCATTCACACCTCTTGTGTTCTCAGCTTTGGGAGGAATAAGCAAGCCTGCAGAAACCACCCACAAAAGATTAGCCTCACTCCTTGCTACAAAGAAGAATCAACAATATAATGTTATGATCACCTTTATTCGCTGCAGATTATCTTTTTCCCTACTACGTTCAGCTATCATTTGTCTTCGTGGAAGTCGTTCTGCTGCTGGTCGGCCTCATAAAGATCTCACTGACTTTTCTCTTGCTGTGAGTGAGGGAAAGCTCCCTCTTTCTGACTGATGACCTATATgcaattttgtgtgtgtttgaatAATTAAAAACTATGGggcattgaaaaaaaaaaaaaggtctgtcacgcctacagggtaaaccccttggaggaatgagttgaaaattgctatgtggatggagtaaccatcgtaagagtgcctttttgtggtttgaaaggaatcgagataaagaccatggagatatgacgcaaaacccaacctgtgtcacaattacgcgatcgaatTTTATTAAtataaaactattagttttcacgcctaccaggtaaaccgcttagagcaatgagctgaaaatcagtatgtagctggaataatcatcatagaaagtccttacagtagtacagaagaatcggattacaaaccactgagttatgattcgaaaggcaactacgtttagcaaatgtgagatcgagatactctaatagaacagtcaccttaatagaacattcagctacgtttataacatagaattatattacattgcaggttattctgtagggaattcagctacaaccagttaatctgatagacaattcagctacaggaaAGTCACCCTGTCAAGAGTttacctagaaacaaatcaccctgtagagagatcagctagaagaagtcaccttgtagagagttcagttacaaagaaaccaccatgtagaaagctcagctgcaaacaaatcaccctgtagacagatcagctagaagaagtcaccttgtagagagttcagttacaaagaaactatgcaccatgtagagagttcagctgaaaacaaaatcatcctgtagagaaatcagctagaagaagtcaccctgtagagagttcagctacaaagaaaccatcatgtagagagttcagctgcaaaaaatcaccctggagagagttcagctacaaacaaaccgccctgtagaaagatcagctagaagaagttaccttgtagagagttcagttaccaagaaaccatcatgtagagagttcagctgcaaagaaatcaccctgtagagagtttagctgcaaacaatgcaccctgtaaagagatcagttagaagaagttaccttgtagagagttcagttacaaagaaaccaccatgtagagagttcagctgcaaacaaatcactctgtagaaatatcagctagaagaattcaccttgtagagagttcagttacaaagaaaccaccatgtagatagttcagctataaactagtaaccctgtagagacatcgactagaagaagttactttgtagagagttcagctacacagaaaccatcatgtggagagttcaactacaaacaagtaaccctgtagagacatcagctaaaagaagttaccttgtagagagttcagctgcaaagaaaccatcatgtagagagttcagctacaaacaaatcaccctgtagaaatatcagctagaagaagtcactttgtagagatttcagttacaaagaaaccaccgtgtagagagttcggctacaaactagtgaccctgtagagacatcagctagaagaagttaccttgtagagggttcagttacaaagaaaccaccatgtagaaatttcagctgcaaacaaatcgccctgtagaaaattcagctacaaacaaattgtcctgtataaagatcagctaaaagaagttactttgtggatagttcagctacaaacaaatcaccctgtggagagattagctagaagaaattaccttgtagatagttcagctacaaacaattcaccctgtagagagatcagctagaagaagtcaccttgtagagtgttcagttataaaaaaacaccatgtagagtgttctgtaataaatatatgtaatatatgtataatttgtacatttactgataaaatcagaaatatgtAAAGTATTtgacatctgcttcatcttttcttcttcctgtggtaaagaaaaaagataggttaaaatatctccagtatacaaatacaaaaagaagtgaaatctaatcaaaaacagctaagcaggtgcggcccccaaaacggccattgtgaaaaaagatgtgaaatccgaggtgatggccaagaaatggctgtgatggtaggttaatggtaaaaattttaataatgacaatttaggtgaattttgtgccaagacccgcacctttttttacagcttagctgtttttgattagataatattatgcAACAAAGATGATACATTTAATGACACCTTTGGAGAGGATAATATGAACACGTATATGCATACAGCCTTGGAAATGGTCAGGATGAATAccacatacagtagctagtacACATAAGTTGCCAGCTAATTCTGCATTATGGTACATTCATGTACATTATAAGCTGAGTTTGGATAGTGTGACCTGTCAGAAACCAGCAGCTATGTCATTCAGAATAACATCACAACCAACCACTCTTCCAAGGCCTGACTGATTGAAGCTTAAAACTTTTGTTGAAGTACTAAAGTGTTTTTAACCTGCAACAACAACATTTTATATGTAGTTGAAATGgaaacatacagtatgtattagATCAAAATGCAGTTACGTATAGCTGTTTTGAAAAAATACTGTAGGAAAATAACTTGCCATTATTTTCACAGCAGGTGCAGTAAACTCAGGATTTTGCAAGTCCATTGTAGTGAGTCATATTATAAAAACTAAATGGAACTCATGTGAAAGACAGCTAGGCTAATTTCACCAAATTCTTATGAAGTACTTTGTATTGGTTCTTATACTAACAAGTTCTGACAAATATCTTGCAAtacactgtagagagaaaaATTGCTCAATGCTAAAATGTTTAATAACCAAAAAGCATAGGTGGACAGCTATCATAATGATTCCATATTTAAATTTGTAATAGTGAAGCTTACAGCAAACCAGAATAATATTTACAATAACTTCAAATCACTAACAGATTACTtgctgatcaagacacacggtagtgtgtcgtgcggcccaagaagccggcgcgtaacacccgtaagtatattgacaggaagaaagaaaacgcaattttcgcacctccgtagctctgtgcttccttgatgaaacaagacgatttttgctgtggacatgccccccaactgcagcactctacattccaactttgagcgaaatcgcttcgcgcgttcccgagatatgcgacttcaaaaattggctgagtttcttcgttttttttttccttatttttcttgtcgcacacttacaaaaactgctataaaactcgaacgcgttatccgattgccttgaaatttggcacacagaaggggggtataaaggcgcatctcggtaccaactttggctggaataccataaacagacaaagagttatgagcgattatgcacgaaaaataacaccaatatgttgtcacgcctacagggtaaaccgcgtatgggaagaagctgaaaatcggtgggtgaataggttaactattgaacctcaaaccttttgtggtttgaaagaaatcgagctaaaaaccaggaagatacagcgaaaaaatcaacagtgtgtaacaattacgcaatcgagattagctaatttttaattttttaattttattattattattattattatgcttgccacgcctaccaggtaaaccgcttggggtaatgttttcaaaatcgctgtacagatggagttatcatcttagaaaggctcttcaatggtgtagaagaatcagacttaaagccacggagttataacacgaaatccaacttggtgtagcaagtgcgagatcgagatactctaatagagcagtcatcctaatagagcagtcaccctgaacagaattcaagagatcagttagaaataagtaacctgtatagagatcagctacaaacaattcaccctgttaaaacatcagttagaagaagatttcttgtagagagttcagatacaaacaaatcaccctgttgaaagatcagctagaagatgtcaccttgtagatacttcagttacaaagaaaccaccatgtagagaattcagctacaaactagtgaccctgtagatacatcagctagaagaagttaccttgtagagagttcagctacaaagaaaccattctgtaaagagctcagctgcaaacaaatcacctatacagaattcagctacaaacaaatcaccctgtagagagatcagctagaagaagttaccttgtagatagttcagctacaaacaaatcatcctgtagagagatcagctagaagaagttaccttgtagatagttcagctacaaacaattcaccctgtacagagctcagttaaaagaggtttccttgtaaaaagttcagctacaaacaaatcaccctgtagagagataagtaagaagaagttaccttgtagatcgttctgctacaaacaattcaccctgtaaagagatcagctagaagaagttaccttgtagagagttcagctacaaagaaaccatcatgtagagaattcagccgcaaacaaatcatgtatagagagttcagctacaaacaaatctccctgtagagagatcagctagaagaagtttccttgtagagagttctgctacaaacaaatcaccctgtagaaagatcagctagaagaaatcacctcgtagagagttcagcttcaaagaaacaatcatgtgagagttcaggtacaaacaaattgtcctgtagagagatcagctagaagaagttaccttgtagagagttcagctacaaagaaaccatcatgtagatagttcaggtacaaacaaatcaccctgt
This region includes:
- the LOC136251294 gene encoding uncharacterized protein, producing the protein MNLFFLSAFLCTAVISSGNAIDDPMDFTEQKSHQYQFDPLHLEQSYLGNTAGRRLKRVVECSDGDATYQKQYPKENIPYKVTALKCAYLANYSYEEYSKVQGKINSMSTKFNFNHLNITTDLNNVTSSADTQGFVAIDETNCEVFIAFRGTESFQDIINDVNLYGHSEMSSYGGKGTDDFATFLKGFNKALLPVYESKI